In one window of Arachis ipaensis cultivar K30076 chromosome B06, Araip1.1, whole genome shotgun sequence DNA:
- the LOC107604936 gene encoding auxin response factor 19-like encodes MSAGGAFGGNRGLRPVPPENFQALIFSIFSWQPKRHLVTTEWSIFVSGKRLFARDSVLFIRLANRQLANISSSVLSSDSMHIGILAAAAHAFANNSPFTVFYNPRDSPSEFVIPLAKYYK; translated from the exons ATGAGTGCAG GTGGCGCATTTGGTGGCAATAGAGGGCTCCGTCCAGTGCCTCCTGAAAATTTTCAGGCTTTGATCTTTTCCATATTTTCAT GGCAACCAAAGCGCCACTTGGTTACAACTGAATGGAGTATATTTGTCAGTGGAAAGAGGCTCTTTGCTAGAGACTCTGTTTTATTTATACG GCTAGCTAACAGGCAACTAGCCAACATATCATCCTCGGTATTGTCAAGTGATAGTATGCATATTGGGATTCTTGCGGCAGCTGCTCATGCTTTTGCAAATAATAGTCCCTTTACCGTCTTTTACAATCCTAG GGATAGTCCTTCAGAGTTTGTTATTCCTTTAGCCAAGTACTACAAG TAA